One window of the Desulfovibrio desulfuricans genome contains the following:
- the allE gene encoding (S)-ureidoglycine aminohydrolase, with protein sequence MAYPEGLLKTRAVIRPGEYAVIPPEGRVRNVIPGIEGCNMSIIASPKLGASFVQYVGTALPGGGTVAPFAQEPGVEAFLYVMDGSGALTAATCGQKHALAPGGYVFAPAGKGLEFTNTTNAPVRFLLYKQRYIALPGHEAEAVFGNTATMEERIYEDMANVFIRDLLPTHLGFDMNMHTLSFDPAGCHPFVETHVQEHGAYMLEGEGIYLLGAEWIQVQKEDFIFFGPYTPQAVYATGRGRLTYIYSKDCNRDVAL encoded by the coding sequence ATGGCTTATCCAGAGGGTTTGCTGAAAACACGGGCGGTCATCCGGCCCGGCGAATACGCGGTCATTCCGCCGGAAGGTCGGGTGCGCAACGTCATACCCGGCATTGAGGGCTGCAACATGTCCATCATTGCCTCCCCAAAACTGGGTGCGAGTTTTGTGCAGTATGTGGGCACAGCCCTGCCCGGCGGGGGCACGGTCGCCCCCTTTGCGCAGGAGCCGGGCGTGGAGGCCTTTTTATATGTCATGGACGGCTCTGGCGCGCTGACCGCAGCCACCTGCGGGCAAAAGCACGCTCTGGCCCCCGGCGGCTACGTGTTTGCACCCGCGGGCAAAGGCCTTGAGTTTACCAACACCACCAATGCCCCGGTGCGCTTCCTGCTCTACAAGCAGCGCTACATCGCCCTGCCCGGCCACGAGGCCGAAGCAGTATTCGGCAATACCGCAACAATGGAAGAGCGTATCTACGAAGACATGGCCAACGTGTTTATCCGCGATCTGCTGCCCACCCACCTGGGCTTTGACATGAACATGCACACCCTCAGCTTTGACCCCGCGGGCTGCCATCCATTTGTGGAAACCCATGTGCAGGAGCACGGGGCCTATATGCTGGAAGGCGAAGGCATCTATCTGCTGGGGGCCGAGTGGATTCAGGTGCAGAAGGAAGACTTCATTTTCTTTGGTCCCTACACGCCCCAGGCAGTGTACGCCACTGGCAGGGGACGGCTTACCTACATCTATTCCAAAGACTGCAACCGCGACGTGGCCCTCTAG
- the ilvC gene encoding ketol-acid reductoisomerase: MSQFGEIYRDEDVDISVLHGKTIAIIGYGSQGKAQGKSLRDSGINVIVGVGDRTVHNSWKDAEADGFAVYDIEEAVKKADIVHILLQDPAQPAVYYSSIHAHLRPGQTLSFAHGFAILYGTIKPPKDVDVILFVPNGPGPVVRRKFKEGSGIYGAVAVDQDVSGHAAATALAIAKGVGSTRVGTIKLSFQHETEGDNFEEQVLYGGAIQLMRSIYKVMTDNGYPASFAYAKAVRSIRSIIDDIDEVGVEEYLTRRASRTCEFAVRTSGPRVINEDAIQQIFEETEKGIFARNWLNEFNLGMPTLNRMRRTWADSDMERTGKLFRDKFGMS; this comes from the coding sequence ATGTCACAGTTTGGTGAAATTTACAGGGACGAAGACGTTGATATTTCCGTGCTGCACGGCAAGACCATTGCCATCATCGGTTACGGCAGCCAGGGCAAGGCACAAGGCAAAAGCCTGCGCGACAGCGGCATCAACGTTATTGTGGGCGTAGGCGACAGAACCGTGCACAACAGCTGGAAGGACGCCGAGGCCGACGGCTTTGCCGTGTACGACATCGAGGAGGCCGTAAAAAAGGCGGATATCGTCCATATTCTGCTGCAAGACCCGGCCCAGCCCGCCGTGTACTATTCTTCCATCCACGCCCACCTGCGCCCCGGCCAGACCCTCAGCTTTGCGCACGGTTTTGCCATCCTCTACGGCACCATCAAACCGCCCAAGGACGTGGATGTCATCCTGTTTGTGCCCAACGGCCCCGGCCCGGTGGTGCGCCGCAAGTTCAAGGAAGGTTCGGGCATCTACGGCGCGGTGGCCGTTGATCAGGACGTCAGCGGCCATGCCGCCGCCACTGCCCTTGCCATTGCCAAAGGCGTGGGCAGCACCCGCGTGGGCACCATCAAGCTCTCGTTCCAGCACGAAACCGAGGGCGACAATTTTGAAGAACAGGTGCTCTACGGCGGGGCCATCCAGCTCATGCGCTCCATCTACAAGGTCATGACTGATAACGGCTATCCGGCTTCCTTCGCCTATGCCAAGGCCGTGCGCTCCATCCGCTCCATCATTGACGATATTGATGAAGTGGGCGTGGAAGAATACCTCACGCGGCGGGCCAGCCGCACCTGTGAATTTGCCGTGCGCACATCCGGCCCGCGCGTCATCAACGAAGACGCCATCCAGCAGATTTTTGAAGAAACGGAAAAAGGCATCTTTGCCCGTAACTGGCTGAATGAATTCAATCTGGGCATGCCCACCCTCAACCGCATGCGCCGCACCTGGGCCGATTCGGACATGGAGCGCACA